Part of the Nitrospirota bacterium genome, GAGCGGGGAGGAGATCATCATAGCAAAGGCCGGCAAACCTGTCGCACGCATAGTCCCCTTGGCCGGAGGAGTTAAAAAACGGGAGCCCGGATCGGCCAGGGGACGGATCGTGATCGACAAGAGCTTCTTCGAGCCGCTGCCTGACGAAATACTGAACGATTTCGAGAAGTGATTGAGAGCTCTCCTGGACACCCATGCCTTCCTATGGTGGATTACCGATGATCCTCAGTTGCCGCAGGCTGTACGCGATATCATCGCCGAGGGGAGCAACGAGCTCTATTTCAGCGCTGCAGGCTGCTGGGAAATAGCGATCAAGGCCCAGCTCGGCAAATTGATGCTTCCCGATAAGCCCGCGGTCTTCATCGCAGACCAGCTCGCTCTCAATGGCATCCAGAGCCTTCCCAT contains:
- a CDS encoding type II toxin-antitoxin system Phd/YefM family antitoxin yields the protein MTTVNMHDAKTHFSRLITRVESGEEIIIAKAGKPVARIVPLAGGVKKREPGSARGRIVIDKSFFEPLPDEILNDFEK
- a CDS encoding type II toxin-antitoxin system VapC family toxin, coding for MRALLDTHAFLWWITDDPQLPQAVRDIIAEGSNELYFSAAGCWEIAIKAQLGKLMLPDKPAVFIADQLALNGIQSLPIQSSHALHVFNLPALHRDPFDRMLVVQAQLEDMPVITSDPLIALYQVKLVWGK